The stretch of DNA TTTTTGCGACTTGCCCCAATAGGCCCGCCATTGACGGCGTCAGGCGGCGGCTGGCCTGCACCTGTGTTTGAGCCGCGTCACCTGCGATACGACCAATCCACAATGCAAAGCTTGCCACGATAACACTGGTCAGTATTTGCAGCACGGAAATACGGTGATCGCCAACGGGAAAAGACGCCCGTTCTAATGCGGTTGTCAGAGGGTCAAGCCAACGCAGAATATAAAGCGCCGCAATGCCCCATGCTGACCATGCCAAAGCTGTCTTCACAGGGCCAGATGTCATATTCCGGGTTAATAACCGCACAATAATTGCGGCATTGGTCAGACTGGCCGTGATACGAATTAAGCCGGCAGGACGGTCAAGTGTTTGATAAACAAACATAGACAGCCACAAAAATATTACTGTGATAATGGGCCAGACCACAGCCTGTAATGCGTTGAGAATGCGGTAGATAATATCTTTAGTATCGCGGGCCGTCATATGCGTCTCAAGACGCTGTCTGGGCCGTCTGGATAAAAGCCAACCCAAGATGGCCACAGCCACGATTGTTAGTAACTGCCAGAGTGTAGAGAGGGACAATAATTGATCCCAAGTTTTTATGGCCCAAGCCTGAATATCTGCCACGAAAGCTAGATCGTTATCTGATGACATCAGACCTGTGTCCTGCGCATTGTTACTAGGCGTTGCTTGCATCATGGTTTCAAATTTCATAAATCCCCATTTCACAATGACATACGCATAGCCTGCACAAATGTTGCCATATTAAATATAAAATCCGCCCCTGAGCTATCAGAGGCGGATGATAATTTTGATGATGTTAATATCGCCTATTGGCAGACATACATATAATTCCCGCATGTCTTCATGAAATGAACGTCTTGCCCATTCGCAGACTGCACACGAAACGCTTCGCGGTCACGGTCATTTGTATTGAGTTTTGAGTATTGAAGCGCATGCATCTGACTAAAT from Fretibacter rubidus encodes:
- a CDS encoding mechanosensitive ion channel family protein — translated: MKFETMMQATPSNNAQDTGLMSSDNDLAFVADIQAWAIKTWDQLLSLSTLWQLLTIVAVAILGWLLSRRPRQRLETHMTARDTKDIIYRILNALQAVVWPIITVIFLWLSMFVYQTLDRPAGLIRITASLTNAAIIVRLLTRNMTSGPVKTALAWSAWGIAALYILRWLDPLTTALERASFPVGDHRISVLQILTSVIVASFALWIGRIAGDAAQTQVQASRRLTPSMAGLLGQVAKIGLLIIAIIIALGSVGIPLTAFAVLSGGIGVGLGFGLQAIFSNFISGIIILFERSVKVGDFIELQSGVRGQVREINIRSTLVTTNDSVDILVPNEEFIKAQVINWTLRDPRRRLRVPFGVAYGSDKELVKKAGLEAAEAVEWTETDMPNSAPAVWLTEFGDSSLNFALVVWLKDSAVKRPSRVEADYNWALHTALEKYNLEIPFPQRDINIRQPAEISVTMKK